One window of the Anticarsia gemmatalis isolate Benzon Research Colony breed Stoneville strain chromosome 21, ilAntGemm2 primary, whole genome shotgun sequence genome contains the following:
- the natalisin gene encoding natalisin isoform X2 → MRNKIQTFLLFLLIISTDVVIGKSNKTKLIKASHKKHNSLKDKPENERMKRSLNDDDDRPFWPNRGKKQIDDVPGHGSKYNNDMEYNQKVLKSSDKLVKDQPFWGNRGRRDGPDNFFEYEYPEYLLKHCEHCVDYSSKSDDFKSIKDRREDFISPFWGSRGRRNSLEAEDSSDPFWGNRGRRQEKEPFWGNRGRRTENEPFWGNRGRRDDEPFWGNRGRRDSVEPFWGNRGRRDDSEPFWGNRGRRQENEPFWGNRGRRDEEPFWGNRGRRKDSERNWVRNRKEDLKDSILSAINDVENDIENLSRLKKNVDQSSFWANRGRDNKLTLLFNGPSRPRGFLVKPTRAFHGQAPEPGTVLDNRILEQAARDRRGAIEEIVKSVRNDPYYIARGKKDIRTGNATVKEEYIKAKELICAAIDLIMIKNDVGKVKREIPDTERDRRTILKKLAAQLQMDPYFVSRGKKNDDTEKDYLQEFISNVAEKCN, encoded by the exons ATGCGTAATAAGATTCAAACCTTCCTCCTTTTCTTACTTATTATATCCACTGATGTCGTCATAGGCAAGTccaataaaaccaaattaattaaagctagtcataaaaaacataattctttGAAAGATAAACCTGAAAATGAACGCATGAAAAGATCACTGAACGATGATGACGATAGGCCATTTTGGCCAAACAGGGGCAAAAAACAAATAGACGATGTACCCGGTCACGgctctaaatataataatgatatggAATACAATCAAAAAGTTCTAAAATCCAGCGATAAATTAGTCAAAGATCAACCATTTTGGGGAAACCGAGGCAGACGTGATGGACCCGACAACTTCTTTGAATACGAATATCCTGAGTACTTATTAAAACATTGCGAGCATTGCGTAGACTATTCGTCTAAATCTGATGATTTTAAGAGCATTAAAGATCGGAGGGAAGATTTTATATCTCCATTTTGGGGCAGCCGTGGCAGACGAAATTCTCTAGAAGCGGAGGATTCCTCTGACCCTTTTTGGGGTAATAGAGGACGAAGACAAGAAAAGGAACCTTTTTGGGGCAATCGCGGTCGCAGAACGGAAAATGAACCATTCTGGGGTAACAGGGGCAGAAGGGACGATGAACCGTTTTGGGGCAATCGTGGAAGGCGTGACAGCGTAGAACCTTTTTGGGGCAATCGAGGCAGAAGAGATGACTCAGAACCGTTTTGGGGCAACAGGGGTAGAAGGCAGGAAAATGAACCTTTTTGGGGTAATCGCGGTAGGCGCGACGAAGAACCCTTTTGGGGTAACCGAGGCAGAAGAAAAGATTCCGAACGCAACTGGGTCCGTAACAGAAAAGAAGATTTGAAAGACTCTATTTTGAGCGCTATCAATGATGTAGAAAACGACATAGAAAATCTTTCCAGGCTTAAGAAGAATGTTGATCAAAGTTCCTTTTGGGCTAATAGAGGTCGTGATAATAAACTAACTCTGTTATTTAACGGGCCATCTAGACCACGAGGCTTCCTTGTAAAACCAACGCGAGCTTTCCACGGTCAAGCACCGGAGCCAGGCACTGTGTTGGACAACAGAAT tttGGAGCAAGCCGCTCGAGACAGGCGCGGAGCTATTGAAGAAATCGTGAAATCTGTACGAAACGATCCTTATTACATAGCTAGAGGCAAGAAAGACATAAGGACGGGTAATGCGACAGTGAAAGAAGAATATATTAAAGCAAAGGAGCTGATTTGTGCTGCGATAGACTTGATAATGATAAAGAATGATGTTGGAAAAGTTAAAAGAGAAATTCCTGATACTGAACGTGACAGGCGAACGATTTTAAAGAAGCTTGCTGCTCAGTTACAAATGGATCCGTATTTTGTAAGCAGGGGTAAGAAGAATGATGACACCGAAAAAGATTATCTCCAAGAGTTTATAAGTAATGTAGCTGAAAAATGTAACTAG
- the natalisin gene encoding natalisin isoform X1 has translation MRNKIQTFLLFLLIISTDVVIGKSNKTKLIKASHKKHNSLKDKPENERMKRSLNDDDDRPFWPNRGKKQIDDVPGHGSKYNNDMEYNQKVLKSSDKLVKDQPFWGNRGRRDGPDNFFEYEYPEYLLKHCEHCVDYSSKSDDFKSIKDRREDFISPFWGSRGRRNSLEAEDSSDPFWGNRGRRQEKEPFWGNRGRRTENEPFWGNRGRRDDEPFWGNRGRRDSVEPFWGNRGRRDDSEPFWGNRGRRQENEPFWGNRGRRDEEPFWGNRGRRKDSERNWVRNRKEDLKDSILSAINDVENDIENLSRLKKNVDQSSFWANRGRDNKLTLLFNGPSRPRGFLVKPTRAFHGQAPEPGTVLDNRMYVDEPNYILVERSGRSSGEEDPYYISRGKKYYLNYSLEQAARDRRGAIEEIVKSVRNDPYYIARGKKDIRTGNATVKEEYIKAKELICAAIDLIMIKNDVGKVKREIPDTERDRRTILKKLAAQLQMDPYFVSRGKKNDDTEKDYLQEFISNVAEKCN, from the coding sequence ATGCGTAATAAGATTCAAACCTTCCTCCTTTTCTTACTTATTATATCCACTGATGTCGTCATAGGCAAGTccaataaaaccaaattaattaaagctagtcataaaaaacataattctttGAAAGATAAACCTGAAAATGAACGCATGAAAAGATCACTGAACGATGATGACGATAGGCCATTTTGGCCAAACAGGGGCAAAAAACAAATAGACGATGTACCCGGTCACGgctctaaatataataatgatatggAATACAATCAAAAAGTTCTAAAATCCAGCGATAAATTAGTCAAAGATCAACCATTTTGGGGAAACCGAGGCAGACGTGATGGACCCGACAACTTCTTTGAATACGAATATCCTGAGTACTTATTAAAACATTGCGAGCATTGCGTAGACTATTCGTCTAAATCTGATGATTTTAAGAGCATTAAAGATCGGAGGGAAGATTTTATATCTCCATTTTGGGGCAGCCGTGGCAGACGAAATTCTCTAGAAGCGGAGGATTCCTCTGACCCTTTTTGGGGTAATAGAGGACGAAGACAAGAAAAGGAACCTTTTTGGGGCAATCGCGGTCGCAGAACGGAAAATGAACCATTCTGGGGTAACAGGGGCAGAAGGGACGATGAACCGTTTTGGGGCAATCGTGGAAGGCGTGACAGCGTAGAACCTTTTTGGGGCAATCGAGGCAGAAGAGATGACTCAGAACCGTTTTGGGGCAACAGGGGTAGAAGGCAGGAAAATGAACCTTTTTGGGGTAATCGCGGTAGGCGCGACGAAGAACCCTTTTGGGGTAACCGAGGCAGAAGAAAAGATTCCGAACGCAACTGGGTCCGTAACAGAAAAGAAGATTTGAAAGACTCTATTTTGAGCGCTATCAATGATGTAGAAAACGACATAGAAAATCTTTCCAGGCTTAAGAAGAATGTTGATCAAAGTTCCTTTTGGGCTAATAGAGGTCGTGATAATAAACTAACTCTGTTATTTAACGGGCCATCTAGACCACGAGGCTTCCTTGTAAAACCAACGCGAGCTTTCCACGGTCAAGCACCGGAGCCAGGCACTGTGTTGGACAACAGAATGTACGTTGATGaaccaaattatattttagttgaaaGATCCGGTCGATCTTCAGGTGAAGAAGACCCGTATTATATATCAAgaggtaaaaagtattatttaaattacagtttGGAGCAAGCCGCTCGAGACAGGCGCGGAGCTATTGAAGAAATCGTGAAATCTGTACGAAACGATCCTTATTACATAGCTAGAGGCAAGAAAGACATAAGGACGGGTAATGCGACAGTGAAAGAAGAATATATTAAAGCAAAGGAGCTGATTTGTGCTGCGATAGACTTGATAATGATAAAGAATGATGTTGGAAAAGTTAAAAGAGAAATTCCTGATACTGAACGTGACAGGCGAACGATTTTAAAGAAGCTTGCTGCTCAGTTACAAATGGATCCGTATTTTGTAAGCAGGGGTAAGAAGAATGATGACACCGAAAAAGATTATCTCCAAGAGTTTATAAGTAATGTAGCTGAAAAATGTAACTAG
- the LOC142982103 gene encoding killer cell lectin-like receptor subfamily F member 1 — MSNKLILFCALLSSIVLDAQAWYVYHPNIDGWMKVHEPASWEDAYATCWREGTLLASPINLEMRHEMETVSLQNTSYHTGITLMFYPGGQFASLEGIPIHHIHMKIHDSEGSFEQCLSMEHDVAGSYLKKVNCSAKRPFICYRKRDHTTKECGTSDKQYKFIAATGSCYKMHTVLLPWNDAFKICRAEGGHLVVINDELEQQEVNKLITWSQEWVSVGLRQYKGTGDWMSVQGDHLEQVYNVWQPAREAISHIFPQRQCCVINKLGKLHDIKCDDDSRNFFCEKDPNHYQFV; from the exons atgtctaataaattaatattgttctGTGCTCTACTCTCATCGATAGTTTTAG ATGCACAGGCTTGGTACGTATATCATCCAAATATAGATGGCTGGATGAAGGTACATGAGCCAGCGTCATGGGAAGATGCTTATGCGACATGCTGGCGAGAAG gtaCATTATTAGCTTCTCCTATAAACCTAGAAATGAGACATGAAATGGAAACGGTTAGTCTCCAAAATACGTCTTACCACACTGGTATTACGTTGATGTTCTATCCAGGAGGCCAGTTTGCGTCTTTGGAAG GTATTCCAATTCACCACATACATATGAAAATACATGATAGCGAGGGTAGTTTTGAACAGTGTTTGAGTATGGAGCATGACGTCGCTGGTTCATATTTGAAGAAAGTGAATTGTTCGGCAAAACGTCCTTTCATTTGTTATAGAAAACGGGACCACACTACAAAAGAATGCGGCACTTCTGACAAAC aatacaAGTTCATAGCAGCTACTGGTAGTTGCTACAAGATGCACACAGTATTACTACCATGGAACgatgcttttaaaatatgtcGGGCTGAAGGAGGGCACTTGGTCGTCATCAACGATGAGCTTGAACAACAAGAAGTCAACAAACTCATAACTTGGAGTCAAGAATGGGTATCTGTGGGTTTAAGACAATATAAAGGAACTGGAGATTGGATGAGTGTTCAAG GGGATCATTTAGAGCAAGTGTACAATGTATGGCAACCGGCACGTGAAGCAATTAGCCATATTTTCCCTCAAAGGCAATGCTGCGTTATCAACAAACTTGGCAAATTGCACGACATCAAATGCGACGATGATTCTCGAAACTTCTTCTGCGAGAAAGACCCCAATCATTaccaatttgtataa